The Corvus moneduloides isolate bCorMon1 chromosome 28, bCorMon1.pri, whole genome shotgun sequence genome includes the window AGGGGGAGTAGCCAGGGAGGGAAGtacctggggagggggaggaccTGGGGAGGGGTCCCGCCTGGGGAGGCTCCCTGGGTGTCCGCGGTGCCCCTGCCCCCTCTGTGCCCCACCCAGGGGTGCCCATAAGGACCCCGGCATCCCGCAGGTGGGCGCGTCCCCTGAGCTCCGCGGGGGGAGGTGACACCATCTTCGCCTTGTCCTCGGCCCCCGGGCGCTGTGGGGTGGCCGTGATCCGTGCCAGCGGCCCCGGCAGCCGGGGAGCCCTCCAGAGCCTCACCGGCACCCCCAAAGTGCCCCCACCCCGAGTCCTGGCCCTGCGGCGCATCCGCGACCCCGACACCGCCGAGACCCTCGACCGCGGCCTCGTGGTGTGGTTCCCAGGTTTGGGGGGAGGGCAGCGATTGGGGTTCGGGGAGGGTCTGGTGATGGGTTAGGGGCGGCTCAGTGCCCCATGGAGGTCTTGGGGTCTGGCACAGTCAGGGCTCAGCCCCCTCGGCTTAACCCCGGCACTCGTTTGGGGTTGGGGTCACTGCCCGGCCCCTGCGCAGCGATCctacagagctgctgctggggaaaggagTCTCTCCTGAAGCTTCCCAAATCCTAGTTTGGGGTCTAAACATGGggaggggctggctgggaggTGCCGGgtgcccaccccagccctgtgtccccgCAGGGCCCCGCAGCTTCACTGGGGAGGACTGCGCCGAGCTGCACGTGCACGGGGGGCCCGCCGTGGTCAGCGGGGTGCTGCGGGCACTGGGTGAGCCCCCGGTCCCATCCTGGCCCTTTCCCATCATATCCCGAtcctttcccatcccatccatcccctAAGGGTGCTGCGGGCACTGGGTGAGCCCCCGGTCCCATCCTGGCCCTTTTCCATCATATCCCGAtcctttcccatcccatccatcccctAAGGGTGCTGCGGGCACTGGGTGAGCCCCCGGTCCCATCCTGGCCCTTTCCCATCATGTCCCGATCCTTTCCCATCCCCTCGGGGTGCTGCGGGCACTGGGTGAGCCCCCGGTCCCATCCTGGCCCTTTCCCATCATGTCCCGAtcctttcccatcccatccatcccctAAGGGTGCTGCGGGCACTGGGTGAGCCCCCGGTCCCATCCTGGCCCTTTCCCATCATGTCCCGAtcctttcccatcccatccatcccctAAGGGTGCTGTGGGCACTGGGTGAGCCCCCGGTCCCATCCTGGCCCTTTCCCATCGTATCCCGAtcctttcccatcccatccatcccctAAGGGTGCTGCGGGCACTGGGTGAGCCCCCGGTCCCATCCTGGCCCTTTCCCATCATGTCCCGAtcctttcccatcccatccatcccctAAGGGTGCTGCGGGCACTGGGTGAGCCCCCGGTCCCATCCTGGCCCTTTTCCATCGTATCCCGAtcctttcccatcccatccatcccctAAGGGTGCTGCGGGCACTGGGTGAGCCCCCTGCTCCCATCCTGGCCCTTTCCCATCATGTCCCGAtcctttcccatcccatccatcccctcGGGGTGCTGCGGGCACTGGGTGAGCCCCCGGTCCCATCCTGGCCCTTTCCCATCATATCCCGAtcctttcccatcccatccatcccctAAGGGTGCTGCGGGCACTGGGTGAGCCCCCGGTCCCATCCTGGCCCTTTCCCATCATATCCCGAtcctttcccatcccatccatcccctAAGGGTGCTGCGGGCACTGGGTGAGCCCCCTGCTCCCATCCTGGCCCTTTCCCATCATGTCCCCAtcctttcccatcccatccatcccctcGGGGTGCTGCGGGCACTGGGTGAGCCCCCGGTCCCATCCTGGCCCTTTCCCATCATATCCCGAtcctttcccatcccatccatcccctcGGGGTGCTGCGGGCACTGGGTGAGCCCCCGGTCCCATCCTGGCCCTTTCCCATCATGTCCCGATCCTTTCCCATCCCCTCGGGGTGCTGCGGGCACTGGGTGAGCCCCCTGCTCCCATCCTGgccctttcccatccctcctggccctttttccctttcccatcccatcctgctccttgGGATGCTCTGGGTACTTGGTAAGGTTCCCCccatccctcttttccccctcattttggGATGCTGAGGGTGCTGGGTGAGTTCCCCAATCCCTTTTACCCCGTTCCCTTTGCGTCCTAACCCATCccatttcccccttccctttggGATTCTGAGGGTTCTGGGTGAGTTCCCCAATCCCTTTTGTCCCCATCccatttcccccttccctttggGATTCTGAGGGTTCTGGCTGAGtttcctcccatcccttttgtccccatcccattccctgcttccctttgGCATCCTGAGGGTTCTGGCTGAGTTTCTTcccatcccttttttccccatcccattccctgcttccctttgGGATCCTTTGGCTGAGtttcctcccatcccttttgTCCCCATTccatttcccccttcccttttgGGATCTTGAGGGTGCTGGCTGAGTTCCCCAATCCCTTTtatccccatcccattccctgcttcccttttGGGATCCTGAGGGTGCTGGCTGAGTTCCCCAATCCCTTTtatccccatcccattccccccTTCCCTTTGGCACCCCGAGGCTTCCGGCTGATCCTCCCCCATTCCTTTTCCCTTGGGAACACCCCCACGATTCCCAAGCCTCACCGGGGGTGTCCCGTGCCTCCCTCAGGCCGCTtgccggggctgcggccggCCGAGCCGGGCGAGTTCACGCGCCGGGCGTTCCACCACGGCAAGCTGGACCTGACGGCGGCCGAGGGCCTGCGGGACCTGATCGCGGCCGAGACGGAGGCGCAGCGGCGCCAGGCCCTCAGACAGATGGAGGGGGACCTAGGGCAGCTCTACCAGCGCTGGAGCCACACCCTCACCCAGGTGGGAGCCACCTGCGGGGCCACCAAGCCCTCCCGCGGTGGCCACCgccttgggggggggggagggacaCAGCTCGGGGCTGTCCCCGCTGATTCCCACCCCAACCCCAGGCGCTTGCGCACCTCGAGGCCTTCATCGACTTCAGCGAGGATGACAACgtggaggaggaggttttgtgCCAAGGTGAGGTCCTGCTGTGCCCGTGCCACCTCCGTGTGCCCAGCGCGCTGCTGAGCCCGGTGGCGCTGCGGAAATGGCGGCTTTTCCCATCCGGCCGCTCCAGCTCCACGTTTGTCCCCTTGGCCCGGACACGGGGCCACTCCCAGGGGGTTTTCTCTCCCAAATTTGGGGGCCAGGACGTGCTGTCCCCCAAGCAGGGGTGACCCGAggctgtgtccccacagtgGATGTCACCGTGCGGGCGCTGGAGCGGGAGATCCGAGGCCACCTGAGGGACGGGCGCCGGggggagctgctgaggggagGGGTCCGAGCGGTCATCGCCGGACCCCCCAACGTGGGCAAGAGCAGCCTCCTCAACCTCCTCTGTGAGTGGGGGCGTGGGGGGAGAATTCCCAAAGTTCCAGAGGGAGTCATTCCTGCTGTCCTCAGGTCACCCATGGCAGGGATCGGGATAACGCTCCCAAAATTCCACAGGGAATCATTCCCGCTGTCCCCAGGTCACACACGGCAGGGACCAGGCATGGAGGGGTTGGGATAATGCTCCTGAAATTCCACAGGGAatcattcccagtgtccccagatcacccatggcagggagcaggcGTGGAGAGATCGGGATAATGCTCCCAAAATTCCACAGGGAAtcattcctgctgtccccagatCACCCATGGCAGGGACCAGGCATGAAGAGGTCGGGATAATGCTCCCGAAATTCCACAGGGAATgattcccagtgtccccagatAACCCACAGGAGGAACCACGCATGGAGGGGTTGGGATAACGCTCCCAAAATTCCACAGGGACCCAGATCACCCATGGCAGGGACCAGGCATGGAGAGGTTGGGATAACGCTCCCAGAATTCCACAGGGAatcattcccagtgtccccagatCACCCACAGTGGGACCAGGCGTGGAGGGGTTGGGATAACGCTCCCAAAATTCCACAGGGAGTCATTCCCGCTGTCCCCAGATCAcccatggcagggagcaggcatGGAGAGATCGGGATAACGCTCCCAAAATTCCACAGGGAATCATTCCCGCTGTCCCCAGATCACCCACGGCAGGGACCAGGCATGGAGGGGTTGAGATAACGCTCCCAGAATTCCACAGGGAatcattcccagtgtccccagatCACCCACAGTGGGACCAGGCATGGAGGGGTTGGGATAACGCTCCCAAAACCCCACAGGGAATCATTCCCGCTGTCCCTAGATCAcccatggcagggagcaggcGTGGAGAGATCGGGATAATGCTCCCAAAATTCCACAGGGAAtcattcctgctgtccccagatCACCCATGGCAGGGACCAGGCATGAAGAGGTCGGGATAATGCTCCCGAAATTCCACAGGGAATgattcccagtgtccccagatAACCCACAGGAGGAACCACGCATGGAGGGGTTGGGATAACGCTCCCAAAATTCCACAGGGACCCAGATCACCCATGGCAGGGACCAGGCACGGAGGGGTTGGGATAATGCTCCCAAAATTCCACAGGGAGTCATTCCCGCTGTCCCCAGATCAcccatggcagggagcaggcatGGAGAGATCGGGATAATGCTCCCAAAATTCCACAGGGAAtcattcctgct containing:
- the GTPBP3 gene encoding tRNA modification GTPase GTPBP3, mitochondrial isoform X5, which produces MGLGCGMRSGIQGRDETRNEDPSRAVTRLPDHFSGSRSAAGSGGRGSLPARAFGGAFGGSPPAPQPRGQCRPLRGDGTPGMSRDWGSPGEERLRFGRVRSRGSAPGVRGCRAEGTPQGGQGFPKSPRGSRTPQGGDRRTSPRPARGQQWARPLSSAGGGDTIFALSSAPGRCGVAVIRASGPGSRGALQSLTGTPKVPPPRVLALRRIRDPDTAETLDRGLVVWFPGPRSFTGEDCAELHVHGGPAVVSGVLRALGRLPGLRPAEPGEFTRRAFHHGKLDLTAAEGLRDLIAAETEAQRRQALRQMEGDLGQLYQRWSHTLTQALAHLEAFIDFSEDDNVEEEVLCQVDVTVRALEREIRGHLRDGRRGELLRGGVRAVIAGPPNVGKSSLLNLLWNHSRCPQVTHGRDQAWRGWDNAPEIPQGIIPSVPRSPMAGSRRGEIGIMLPKFHRESFLLSPDHPWQGPGMKRSG
- the GTPBP3 gene encoding tRNA modification GTPase GTPBP3, mitochondrial isoform X7: MGLGCGMRSGIQGRDETRNEDPSRAVTRLPDHFSGSRSAAGSGGRGSLPARAFGGAFGGSPPAPQPRGQCRPLRGDGTPGMSRDWGSPGEERLRFGRVRSRGSAPGVRGCRAEGTPQGGQGFPKSPRGSRTPQGGDRRTSPRPARGQQWARPLSSAGGGDTIFALSSAPGRCGVAVIRASGPGSRGALQSLTGTPKVPPPRVLALRRIRDPDTAETLDRGLVVWFPGPRSFTGEDCAELHVHGGPAVVSGVLRALGRLPGLRPAEPGEFTRRAFHHGKLDLTAAEGLRDLIAAETEAQRRQALRQMEGDLGQLYQRWSHTLTQALAHLEAFIDFSEDDNVEEEVLCQVDVTVRALEREIRGHLRDGRRGELLRGGVRAVIAGPPNVGKSSLLNLLWNHSRCPQITHGRDQAWRGWDNAPRIPQGIIPSVPRSPTVGPGVEGLG
- the GTPBP3 gene encoding tRNA modification GTPase GTPBP3, mitochondrial isoform X6, which translates into the protein MGLGCGMRSGIQGRDETRNEDPSRAVTRLPDHFSGSRSAAGSGGRGSLPARAFGGAFGGSPPAPQPRGQCRPLRGDGTPGMSRDWGSPGEERLRFGRVRSRGSAPGVRGCRAEGTPQGGQGFPKSPRGSRTPQGGDRRTSPRPARGQQWARPLSSAGGGDTIFALSSAPGRCGVAVIRASGPGSRGALQSLTGTPKVPPPRVLALRRIRDPDTAETLDRGLVVWFPGPRSFTGEDCAELHVHGGPAVVSGVLRALGRLPGLRPAEPGEFTRRAFHHGKLDLTAAEGLRDLIAAETEAQRRQALRQMEGDLGQLYQRWSHTLTQALAHLEAFIDFSEDDNVEEEVLCQVDVTVRALEREIRGHLRDGRRGELLRGGVRAVIAGPPNVGKSSLLNLLWSHSRCPQVGARPPSCPPRRAPRGTCWTWRWTSAGTRWCSATPRGCARPPTPWSARG
- the GTPBP3 gene encoding tRNA modification GTPase GTPBP3, mitochondrial isoform X4, translating into MLRWARPLSSAGGGDTIFALSSAPGRCGVAVIRASGPGSRGALQSLTGTPKVPPPRVLALRRIRDPDTAETLDRGLVVWFPGPRSFTGEDCAELHVHGGPAVVSGVLRALGRLPGLRPAEPGEFTRRAFHHGKLDLTAAEGLRDLIAAETEAQRRQALRQMEGDLGQLYQRWSHTLTQALAHLEAFIDFSEDDNVEEEVLCQVDVTVRALEREIRGHLRDGRRGELLRGGVRAVIAGPPNVGKSSLLNLLCRRPAAIVSPAAGTTRDVLDVALDIGGYPLVLSDTAGLRPATDPVEREGVTRARHRLCQADLVLAVLDATSVSPTPLALGAALAALEPPPDTPCVLVLNKADLLGGLRGSLSATCARTPPEPPATLLSCKTGEGLESLLELLAQQLAQLCGDPLLGSPSLTQSRHSRHLGACAAALARFGRGDSGDLAVAAEQLRLARRELGRITGHVGAEDVLDIIFRDFCVGK
- the GTPBP3 gene encoding tRNA modification GTPase GTPBP3, mitochondrial isoform X3 translates to MALRGAVRAARGRWARPLSSAGGGDTIFALSSAPGRCGVAVIRASGPGSRGALQSLTGTPKVPPPRVLALRRIRDPDTAETLDRGLVVWFPGPRSFTGEDCAELHVHGGPAVVSGVLRALGRLPGLRPAEPGEFTRRAFHHGKLDLTAAEGLRDLIAAETEAQRRQALRQMEGDLGQLYQRWSHTLTQALAHLEAFIDFSEDDNVEEEVLCQVDVTVRALEREIRGHLRDGRRGELLRGGVRAVIAGPPNVGKSSLLNLLCRRPAAIVSPAAGTTRDVLDVALDIGGYPLVLSDTAGLRPATDPVEREGVTRARHRLCQADLVLAVLDATSVSPTPLALGAALAALEPPPDTPCVLVLNKADLLGGLRGSLSATCARTPPEPPATLLSCKTGEGLESLLELLAQQLAQLCGDPLLGSPSLTQSRHSRHLGACAAALARFGRGDSGDLAVAAEQLRLARRELGRITGHVGAEDVLDIIFRDFCVGK
- the GTPBP3 gene encoding tRNA modification GTPase GTPBP3, mitochondrial isoform X2, with protein sequence MGLGCGMRSGIQGRDETRNEDPSRAVTRLPDHFSGSRSAAGSGGRGSLPARAFGGAFGGSPPAPQPRGQCRPLRGDGTPGMSRDWGSPGEERLRFGRVRSRGSAPGVRGCRAEGTPQGGQGFPKSPRGSRTPQGGDRRTSPRPARGQQWARPLSSAGGGDTIFALSSAPGRCGVAVIRASGPGSRGALQSLTGTPKVPPPRVLALRRIRDPDTAETLDRGLVVWFPGPRSFTGEDCAELHVHGGPAVVSGVLRALGRLPGLRPAEPGEFTRRAFHHGKLDLTAAEGLRDLIAAETEAQRRQALRQMEGDLGQLYQRWSHTLTQALAHLEAFIDFSEDDNVEEEVLCQVDVTVRALEREIRGHLRDGRRGELLRGGVRAVIAGPPNVGKSSLLNLLWSHSRCPQITHGREQAWRDRDNAPKIPQGIIPAVPRSPTAGTRHGGVEITLPEFHRESFPVSPDHPQWDQAWRGWDNAPKTPQGIIPAVPRSPMAGSRRGEIGIMLPKFHRESFLLSPDHPWQGPGMKRSG